A DNA window from Candidatus Bodocaedibacter vickermanii contains the following coding sequences:
- the rpoC gene encoding DNA-directed RNA polymerase subunit beta': protein MKSLQTVFMRPEATDDFDFIRIGLASPEKIRSWSYGEVKKPETINYRTFKPEKDGLFCARIFGPIKDYECLCGKYKRMKFRGVICEKCGVEVTLSKVRRERMGHIELCSPVAHIWFTKSLPNRLSLLLDMTAKDLDRILYFENYVVIDPGLTDLKKNQLLSEEEYFDAQDEYGDDAFTAGIGAEALKKMLMRIDMIEMREQSRVDLHEVTSEVKRKKILKTLKVLDDFLGSSSRPEWMVLDVVPVIPPELRPLVPLDGGRFATSDLNDLYRRVINRNNRLKRLLELRAPGIIVRNEKRMLQESVDALFDNGRRGRVIAGANKRPLKSISDMLKGKQGRFRQNLLGKRVDYSGRSVICVGPNLKLHQCGLPKKMALELFKPFVYARLEKYGLAPTIKAAKRMVERERLEVWDILEEVIREHPVMLNRAPTLHRLGIQAFEPVLIEGKAIRLHPLVCTAFNADFDGDQMAVHVPLSIEAQLETRVLMMSTNNILSPASGRPIIVPSKDVVLGIYYLSLQRDGEKGEGMIFSSLGEIEYALNEGVVSMHAKVQALVPWVDEEGNKITKRYETTPGRMIVWNIMPKHHLLPFAMINKSLTSKETTNLVDIVYRHCGQKTTAIFADKLMGLGFEYAGKSGISFGKADLVVPAAKQRLVEATQKKVLEYETLYLDGLITRGEKQNKVIDAWSKCVDQVTEEMMKGISAIEPGKPVNSVYMMAHSGARGSAAQMRQLAGMRGLMAKTTGEIIETPIISNFKEGLNVLEYYTSTHGARKGLSDTALKTANSGYLTRRLVDVAQDCVIIEDDCGTTEGLTVKSVIDGGDVIASLEDRILGRVTAEELVDPISNEVLMSAAQLIDEDLLDRIANSGVDAVKIRSVLTCESKDGVCAKCYGRDLARGTMVNEGEAVGVIAAQSIGEPGTQLTLRTFHVGGAAQRSAEQSAVEAPIEGKVAFDNSHFVTRDDGALIVLNRYTDVLLLDNLNREKLRHRLPYGAKLNVKENDMTTRGQVLAEWDPYTLPVLSERAGQVTFLDLVDGVSVRETLDESTGISSRVIMDWKQSSRGAKLKPRVVIVDEKGNPITLDNGMEARYFLSADAVLSVQNGQTVGAGTVLARIPVETSKTRDITGGLPRIEELFEARKPKDCAIICEVNGQVTFGKDYKNKRRIIITPQDESQPSVEYMIPKGKYVMVQEGDFVRRGDIIMDGHRVPHDILQVLGVPALADYLINEIQEVYRLQGVKIDDKHIEMIIRQMLRKVEITHSGDTAFSAGEVMEKEDYELEVAKAEAEGLSPPKGRPVLLGITKASLQTRSFISAASFQETTRVLTDASIAGKVDRLKGLKENVIVGRLIPAGTGSMTRQIRRLAAEKDRQLLEAHKA from the coding sequence ATGAAAAGTTTACAGACGGTATTTATGAGACCTGAGGCAACAGACGATTTTGACTTTATTCGTATTGGTCTTGCAAGCCCTGAAAAAATTAGATCCTGGTCATATGGTGAAGTAAAGAAACCAGAAACCATTAACTATCGTACATTTAAACCAGAAAAAGATGGTTTGTTTTGTGCTCGTATTTTTGGACCGATTAAGGATTATGAATGTTTGTGTGGTAAATACAAGCGTATGAAATTCCGTGGCGTAATTTGTGAAAAGTGTGGTGTTGAAGTTACCCTTTCAAAAGTGCGTCGCGAACGCATGGGGCACATTGAGTTGTGCTCTCCCGTTGCGCATATTTGGTTTACAAAATCATTACCAAATAGATTGTCATTGTTATTGGATATGACAGCAAAAGATTTAGATCGCATTTTGTACTTTGAAAACTATGTGGTGATTGACCCAGGTTTAACAGACTTGAAAAAGAACCAACTGTTAAGTGAAGAAGAGTACTTTGATGCTCAAGACGAATATGGTGATGATGCGTTTACGGCAGGAATCGGTGCTGAAGCATTAAAGAAAATGTTAATGCGAATTGACATGATCGAGATGCGTGAGCAATCTCGTGTTGATTTGCACGAAGTGACGTCTGAAGTTAAACGCAAAAAGATTTTGAAAACATTGAAAGTGTTGGATGATTTCTTAGGATCAAGTTCACGTCCTGAATGGATGGTGTTGGATGTTGTTCCAGTAATTCCACCAGAGCTGCGTCCTTTGGTTCCATTGGATGGTGGTCGTTTTGCGACATCAGATTTGAACGATTTGTATCGTCGTGTAATCAACCGTAACAATCGTTTGAAACGTTTATTAGAATTGCGAGCGCCTGGAATTATCGTACGTAACGAAAAACGTATGTTGCAAGAATCTGTTGATGCGTTGTTTGATAATGGTCGTCGTGGTCGTGTGATTGCAGGTGCTAACAAGCGTCCATTGAAATCGATTTCTGATATGTTAAAAGGAAAGCAAGGTCGTTTCCGTCAAAACCTATTAGGAAAGCGTGTTGACTATTCTGGTCGTTCAGTTATTTGCGTTGGACCAAACTTGAAATTACACCAATGTGGCTTGCCTAAAAAAATGGCATTGGAATTGTTTAAGCCATTTGTTTATGCGCGGTTAGAAAAGTATGGTTTAGCGCCAACAATTAAGGCTGCAAAACGTATGGTTGAACGCGAACGTTTGGAAGTTTGGGATATCTTGGAAGAAGTAATTCGCGAACATCCCGTAATGTTGAACCGTGCACCAACACTTCACAGATTGGGTATTCAAGCGTTTGAACCAGTATTGATCGAAGGTAAAGCGATTCGTTTGCACCCGTTAGTATGTACAGCATTTAACGCTGACTTTGACGGAGATCAAATGGCGGTTCACGTTCCATTGTCCATTGAGGCTCAATTGGAAACACGCGTATTAATGATGTCAACGAACAACATTTTAAGCCCTGCAAGCGGTCGTCCGATTATCGTTCCATCAAAAGACGTTGTATTAGGTATTTATTACTTAAGCTTGCAACGTGATGGTGAAAAAGGTGAGGGAATGATTTTCTCATCCTTGGGTGAGATTGAATATGCATTGAATGAAGGTGTTGTATCAATGCACGCTAAAGTTCAAGCACTTGTTCCTTGGGTTGATGAAGAAGGTAATAAGATCACTAAGCGTTATGAAACAACGCCTGGTCGTATGATAGTTTGGAATATTATGCCAAAGCATCACTTGTTACCGTTTGCGATGATTAACAAGTCATTGACGTCAAAAGAGACAACAAACCTTGTGGATATCGTTTACCGTCATTGCGGTCAAAAAACAACAGCGATTTTTGCTGACAAGTTAATGGGCTTAGGGTTTGAATACGCTGGTAAATCAGGTATTTCCTTTGGTAAGGCAGACTTGGTTGTTCCTGCGGCTAAACAACGTTTAGTTGAAGCGACGCAAAAGAAAGTTTTGGAATATGAAACTTTGTATCTTGACGGGTTGATTACACGCGGTGAGAAACAAAACAAGGTGATCGACGCATGGTCAAAGTGTGTGGATCAAGTGACTGAAGAAATGATGAAGGGTATTTCTGCAATTGAACCCGGAAAACCTGTGAACTCAGTTTACATGATGGCACACTCTGGTGCCCGTGGTTCTGCAGCTCAGATGCGTCAGTTGGCGGGTATGCGTGGACTGATGGCTAAAACAACCGGTGAAATCATTGAAACGCCAATTATTTCAAACTTTAAAGAAGGTTTGAATGTCTTGGAATATTACACATCGACTCACGGGGCACGTAAGGGATTGTCGGATACAGCCTTAAAAACTGCGAACTCTGGATACTTGACGCGTCGTCTGGTTGACGTTGCACAAGACTGTGTCATTATTGAAGACGATTGTGGCACGACAGAGGGATTAACCGTTAAATCAGTGATTGATGGCGGTGATGTAATTGCATCTCTTGAAGACCGTATCTTGGGTCGTGTGACGGCAGAAGAGCTAGTGGATCCAATCTCAAATGAAGTGTTGATGTCTGCTGCACAATTGATCGATGAAGACTTGTTGGATCGCATTGCGAATTCTGGCGTTGACGCTGTTAAGATTCGTTCCGTATTAACGTGTGAATCTAAAGACGGTGTGTGTGCGAAATGTTACGGTCGCGACCTTGCCCGTGGAACCATGGTGAACGAAGGTGAAGCTGTGGGTGTGATTGCTGCTCAATCCATTGGAGAGCCTGGAACTCAGCTAACATTGCGTACGTTCCACGTCGGTGGTGCTGCTCAACGTAGTGCTGAACAATCTGCAGTTGAAGCACCGATCGAAGGTAAAGTTGCCTTTGATAACTCTCACTTTGTAACCAGAGATGATGGTGCCTTGATAGTATTGAACCGTTATACGGATGTATTGCTGTTAGATAATTTGAACCGTGAAAAATTGCGTCATAGATTACCTTATGGTGCGAAATTGAACGTTAAAGAAAATGACATGACGACGCGCGGTCAAGTTTTGGCTGAGTGGGATCCCTATACATTGCCAGTTCTAAGCGAACGAGCAGGTCAGGTTACTTTCTTGGATCTTGTGGATGGTGTGTCGGTTCGTGAAACATTAGATGAATCAACAGGTATTTCTAGTCGCGTAATTATGGATTGGAAACAGTCGTCTCGTGGTGCGAAATTAAAACCACGTGTTGTGATTGTTGACGAAAAAGGAAATCCAATTACTTTGGATAACGGTATGGAAGCGCGTTATTTCTTATCTGCAGATGCAGTTCTGAGCGTTCAAAACGGTCAGACAGTCGGTGCTGGAACAGTGTTAGCACGTATTCCTGTTGAAACGTCAAAGACTCGTGACATTACGGGAGGTTTGCCGAGAATCGAAGAATTGTTCGAAGCTCGTAAACCTAAAGACTGTGCGATTATCTGTGAAGTTAATGGTCAAGTAACGTTTGGAAAAGACTACAAAAACAAGCGTCGTATCATTATTACGCCTCAGGATGAAAGTCAACCCAGTGTTGAATACATGATTCCAAAAGGTAAGTACGTGATGGTTCAAGAAGGTGACTTTGTTCGTCGAGGAGACATCATTATGGACGGACATCGTGTTCCTCATGATATTTTGCAAGTATTGGGTGTTCCTGCATTGGCGGATTACTTGATCAATGAAATTCAAGAAGTGTACCGTTTGCAAGGTGTGAAGATCGATGATAAGCACATTGAGATGATCATTCGTCAAATGTTGCGTAAAGTTGAAATTACTCATTCAGGGGATACAGCATTCTCTGCAGGTGAAGTCATGGAAAAAGAAGACTATGAATTAGAAGTGGCTAAGGCTGAAGCTGAAGGGTTATCACCTCCTAAGGGAAGACCCGTATTGCTGGGTATTACAAAGGCATCGTTGCAAACGCGTTCATTTATCTCTGCTGCCTCTTTCCAAGAGACAACAAGGGTATTGACGGACGCATCGATTGCTGGTAAAGTCGACAGACTTAAAGGTTTAAAGGAAAACGTTATTGTTGGACGTCTGATTCCTGCAGGTACTGGAAGTATGACGCGTCAAATAAGACGTTTGGCCGCTGAAAAAGATCGTCAGTTGCTTGAGGCTCACAAGGCTTAA
- the rpoB gene encoding DNA-directed RNA polymerase subunit beta translates to MSQSLTRINRIRKSFGRIPEKAALPDLIQLQIKSYHEFLSSRTLNGKDIGSGLDEVFKSIFPIQDYAGRAQLEYIKYNLGTPKYDVEECLQRDSTYAAPLRTTFRLIVWDVDKDTGSKTVRDIKEQEVYMGDMPLMTDKGTFVFNGTERVVVSQMHRSPGVFFDHDHGKTHASGKFLFSCRVIPYRGSWLDFEFDPKDMLYVRIDRRRKLLATTFLLALDNEATEAKRNEKRARGEEFNLEEAEGFSREELLNFFYQTKLFKRTKADWKTAFIPEEWKGERLVEDLINAETNEVAVEKGTKITQRTAKKLQEDGLTEIRVSDVDLLGRFVSKDMTSDDTGEVIATAGDEITEKMLDLFGQNKIKTIPTLAIDNNNMGPYLRNTLMSDRNMSKADALLDIYRVLRPGEPPTLETADAIFQGLFFEEEKYDLSAVGRVKLNGRLDLALPEDLRVLTRKDVLCIVKMLLDLKDGRGEVDDIDNLSNRRVRSVGELLANQYRGGLLRIERVIKERMSSLEIENMMPNDVINAKPAAASIREFFGSSQLSQFMDQTNPLSEITHKRRLSALGPGGLTRDRAGFEVRDVHPTHYGRICPIETPEGPNIGLINSLATFARINDYGFIETPYLKVADGIVSNEIVYVSALQEEKHTIAQASSKLDAGNTFADSFVLCRRKGDFINAPAAEVTLMDVSPKQIVSVAASLIPFLENDDTSRALMGSNMQRQALPLLKCEAPLIGTGMEQIVAMDSGAVVKAARSGIVDQVDAKRIVIRATEDTAASVSNVDIYNLSKFQRSNHNTCINQKPLVKVGEIVEKGTVIADGPATELGELALGRNVLVTFMSWHGYTFEDSIIISERISRDDVYTSVHIEEYEVVARDTKLGNEEITRDIPNVSDEALKHLDEAGIIAIGAEVKPGDILVGRVTPKGESPVTPEEKLLRAIFGEKASDVRDSSLRVSPGVAGTVVDVRVFSRRGVDKDERAMAIELAEIERLKNDRDAERDILERNFSSRLKDMLMGKKIVKGPKSVEDLKRGEVVNDALLARMTKGLWRQLIVDDESVMHDIEAIKAAHDETVTLLQNRFEEKIEKLKQGDELAPGVLKMVKVFLAVKRKLQPGDKMAGRHGNKGVVSKVVPLEDMPFLEDGTPVDIILNPLGLPSRMNVGQILETHLGWASMELGKQIDVAAQAYRENHKHIKELRELLTNVYEKDEYVAAIDKLSDEDVIEMAAKLKKGVPMATPVFDGAKEADIDRILEKAKLPLTGQVRLMDGRTGDYFDRPATVGCLYMLKLHHLVDDKIHARSIGPYSLVTQQPLGGKAQFGGQRFGEMEVWALQAYGAAHTLQEMLTIKSDDVAGRTKVYESIIRGDDNFESGIPESFNVLVKELQSLGLNMEFGREEELNS, encoded by the coding sequence TTCGCAAAAGTTTTGGTCGTATTCCTGAAAAAGCAGCCTTGCCAGACTTGATCCAGCTGCAAATAAAATCGTATCACGAGTTCTTATCTTCAAGAACGTTAAACGGAAAAGATATTGGCAGTGGGTTAGATGAAGTTTTTAAGTCTATTTTCCCTATCCAAGACTATGCTGGGCGTGCTCAACTTGAATATATTAAATATAATTTAGGAACTCCTAAATATGACGTAGAAGAATGTTTACAAAGGGATTCTACATATGCAGCTCCTTTACGTACAACATTCCGATTAATTGTGTGGGATGTGGACAAAGATACTGGTTCCAAAACTGTACGTGATATAAAAGAACAAGAAGTATATATGGGCGATATGCCCTTAATGACCGATAAAGGTACATTTGTATTTAACGGAACTGAACGTGTGGTTGTATCACAAATGCACCGTTCACCAGGTGTGTTTTTTGATCATGATCATGGTAAAACACATGCGTCTGGTAAGTTCTTGTTTTCATGCCGTGTAATTCCATATCGTGGATCATGGTTGGATTTTGAGTTTGATCCTAAGGACATGTTGTATGTCAGGATTGACCGTCGTCGTAAGTTACTTGCAACGACATTCTTATTAGCCTTAGACAATGAGGCTACTGAAGCAAAACGCAATGAAAAGCGTGCTAGAGGTGAAGAGTTTAACTTAGAAGAAGCTGAAGGCTTTAGCAGAGAAGAATTATTAAACTTTTTTTATCAAACAAAATTATTTAAGCGTACAAAAGCCGATTGGAAAACTGCTTTCATTCCTGAAGAATGGAAGGGTGAGCGCTTAGTCGAAGATTTAATTAATGCTGAAACAAATGAAGTTGCTGTTGAGAAGGGGACTAAGATTACCCAACGTACAGCAAAGAAACTTCAAGAAGATGGCTTGACAGAGATTCGTGTTAGTGATGTTGATCTTTTGGGACGCTTTGTTTCCAAAGATATGACGTCTGACGATACTGGTGAAGTTATTGCGACAGCCGGTGATGAAATTACCGAAAAGATGTTGGATTTGTTTGGTCAAAACAAAATTAAAACAATTCCAACTTTGGCGATCGATAACAATAATATGGGGCCGTATCTGCGTAACACATTGATGTCAGATCGCAACATGAGCAAAGCTGATGCATTGCTGGATATTTATCGTGTATTACGCCCAGGTGAGCCACCAACTCTTGAAACTGCGGATGCTATTTTCCAAGGACTATTCTTTGAAGAAGAGAAGTATGACTTGTCTGCTGTGGGTCGTGTGAAGTTGAACGGTCGTTTAGATTTAGCATTGCCTGAAGATTTAAGAGTTTTAACACGTAAAGATGTTTTGTGCATCGTCAAGATGTTGTTAGACTTAAAAGATGGTCGTGGTGAAGTTGACGATATCGATAACTTGTCTAACCGTCGTGTGCGATCAGTGGGTGAGTTGTTGGCGAACCAATACCGTGGTGGATTGTTGCGTATTGAACGCGTGATCAAAGAACGTATGAGTTCTTTGGAAATTGAAAACATGATGCCAAACGATGTGATTAACGCAAAGCCTGCGGCTGCGTCTATTCGTGAATTCTTTGGATCGTCACAGTTATCACAATTTATGGATCAAACGAATCCATTGTCGGAAATCACGCACAAGCGTCGTTTATCAGCCTTAGGGCCTGGTGGGTTGACTCGTGATCGCGCTGGATTTGAAGTGCGCGACGTACATCCAACGCATTATGGTCGTATTTGTCCAATTGAAACACCTGAAGGTCCAAATATCGGATTGATCAACTCATTAGCGACATTTGCACGCATTAATGATTATGGGTTTATTGAGACTCCATACTTAAAAGTTGCGGATGGAATAGTCAGCAATGAAATCGTATACGTGTCCGCATTGCAAGAAGAAAAGCATACAATTGCTCAGGCAAGTTCTAAGCTTGACGCGGGTAATACGTTTGCTGATTCGTTTGTATTATGCCGTCGTAAGGGAGACTTTATTAATGCTCCGGCAGCAGAAGTTACCTTGATGGACGTATCTCCTAAGCAGATTGTGTCTGTGGCGGCTTCATTAATTCCATTCTTAGAAAATGACGATACCAGCCGTGCACTGATGGGATCAAACATGCAACGCCAAGCATTGCCGTTGTTAAAGTGTGAAGCCCCATTGATCGGTACGGGAATGGAGCAGATTGTTGCAATGGATTCTGGGGCTGTGGTTAAAGCTGCGCGTTCTGGAATTGTTGACCAAGTTGATGCGAAACGTATTGTGATTCGTGCAACAGAAGATACAGCTGCGTCTGTATCTAACGTTGATATTTATAATTTATCTAAATTCCAACGATCTAACCACAACACATGTATTAACCAAAAACCATTGGTTAAGGTGGGTGAGATTGTTGAAAAAGGTACAGTGATTGCCGATGGTCCAGCTACTGAATTGGGTGAATTGGCATTGGGACGTAACGTTCTGGTGACATTCATGTCGTGGCATGGATATACATTTGAGGACTCTATCATTATTTCTGAACGTATTTCTAGAGATGACGTTTATACATCGGTGCATATCGAAGAGTATGAAGTTGTTGCTCGTGATACAAAATTGGGTAATGAAGAAATTACACGTGATATTCCAAACGTTAGCGATGAAGCATTAAAGCATTTGGATGAGGCGGGTATTATTGCGATTGGTGCTGAAGTAAAACCAGGCGATATCTTGGTTGGCCGTGTGACACCTAAAGGTGAATCACCAGTGACACCAGAAGAAAAATTGTTGCGTGCAATTTTCGGAGAAAAAGCATCGGATGTTCGTGATTCTTCATTGAGAGTATCCCCAGGTGTTGCCGGTACAGTTGTTGACGTTCGCGTATTTTCACGTCGTGGTGTGGATAAAGACGAACGAGCAATGGCGATTGAACTTGCTGAAATTGAGCGCTTGAAAAACGATCGTGATGCTGAGCGTGATATTTTAGAACGTAACTTTTCAAGCCGTTTAAAAGACATGTTGATGGGCAAAAAGATCGTTAAAGGACCGAAAAGTGTTGAAGATCTTAAAAGAGGCGAGGTCGTAAATGACGCGCTTTTGGCGAGAATGACAAAAGGTTTATGGCGTCAATTGATTGTGGATGATGAAAGCGTTATGCACGATATTGAAGCGATAAAAGCTGCCCATGACGAGACTGTAACGTTATTGCAAAACCGTTTTGAAGAAAAAATTGAAAAGCTAAAGCAAGGTGATGAATTAGCGCCTGGCGTTTTGAAAATGGTAAAAGTTTTCTTGGCAGTTAAGCGTAAGTTACAACCTGGTGACAAGATGGCGGGTCGTCACGGAAACAAGGGTGTTGTATCTAAGGTTGTTCCTTTAGAAGACATGCCATTCCTTGAAGATGGTACACCTGTTGATATCATTTTGAACCCACTAGGTTTGCCGTCACGTATGAACGTTGGGCAGATCTTAGAAACTCACTTAGGTTGGGCGTCAATGGAATTAGGTAAGCAAATTGATGTTGCTGCACAAGCGTATCGTGAAAACCATAAGCATATTAAAGAGCTTCGTGAGTTGCTTACAAACGTGTATGAAAAAGATGAATACGTAGCAGCTATTGATAAGTTAAGCGATGAAGATGTAATTGAAATGGCGGCTAAGTTGAAAAAAGGTGTGCCAATGGCAACGCCAGTATTTGACGGAGCCAAGGAAGCTGATATTGATCGTATCTTGGAAAAAGCCAAATTGCCATTAACAGGGCAGGTTCGTTTGATGGACGGACGGACGGGTGACTACTTTGATCGTCCAGCAACTGTGGGTTGTTTGTACATGTTGAAACTGCACCACTTAGTTGATGATAAGATTCACGCACGTTCAATTGGACCGTACAGCTTAGTTACTCAACAGCCATTGGGTGGTAAGGCTCAATTTGGTGGACAACGTTTTGGAGAAATGGAAGTTTGGGCACTGCAAGCTTATGGTGCCGCACATACATTGCAAGAAATGTTGACGATTAAATCAGATGACGTTGCGGGACGTACAAAGGTATACGAATCCATTATCCGTGGGGACGATAACTTTGAATCTGGTATTCCAGAATCCTTTAACGTTTTGGTAAAAGAATTACAATCTTTGGGCTTGAATATGGAATTCGGTCGCGAAGAAGAGTTGAACAGTTAG
- the rpsL gene encoding 30S ribosomal protein S12: MPTINQLIRKPREPRVVRNTVPALKACPQRRGVCTRVTTTTPKKPNSALRKIARVRLTSGFEVTAYIPGEGHNLQEHSVVLIRGGRVKDLPGVRYHIVRGALDTQGVKDRKKSRSKYGTKRPK; this comes from the coding sequence ATGCCAACTATTAACCAATTAATTCGTAAACCACGTGAACCACGTGTGGTACGAAATACGGTTCCTGCTTTAAAAGCATGTCCCCAACGTCGTGGGGTTTGTACTCGTGTTACGACAACTACGCCAAAGAAGCCTAACTCGGCTTTGCGTAAAATTGCTCGTGTGCGTTTAACAAGTGGCTTTGAAGTAACTGCTTATATCCCAGGTGAGGGACATAACTTACAAGAACACTCTGTCGTGTTGATTCGCGGTGGACGTGTGAAAGACCTTCCCGGTGTGCGCTACCATATCGTTCGTGGTGCGTTAGATACACAAGGGGTTAAAGATCGTAAAAAGAGCCGTTCGAAATACGGTACAAAGCGTCCGAAATAG
- the rpsG gene encoding 30S ribosomal protein S7: protein MSRRRAAEKREILPDPKFGDKIVTKFVNCLMYDGKKSVAESIVYDALMGANKKLGRPEVELFHEALSNVKPELEVRSRRVGGATYQVPVEVRPIRALALAIRWLIDAARKRSENTMTERLANEFIDAYQKRGTAVKKREDTHKMAEANRAFAHYRW, encoded by the coding sequence ATGTCTCGTCGTCGCGCCGCTGAAAAGCGTGAAATTCTGCCCGATCCAAAGTTCGGGGATAAAATTGTTACAAAATTTGTTAACTGTCTTATGTATGACGGAAAAAAATCCGTTGCTGAAAGCATCGTTTATGATGCGTTGATGGGTGCTAACAAAAAACTAGGTCGTCCAGAAGTTGAGCTTTTTCATGAAGCTCTTTCTAATGTGAAGCCTGAGCTTGAAGTGCGTTCTCGCCGTGTAGGTGGGGCAACATATCAAGTTCCTGTTGAAGTTCGCCCGATTCGTGCATTGGCGTTAGCAATCCGCTGGTTGATTGATGCGGCTCGTAAACGTTCTGAAAATACAATGACTGAACGTTTGGCTAATGAGTTCATCGATGCATACCAAAAGCGTGGAACTGCCGTGAAGAAGCGTGAAGACACGCATAAGATGGCAGAAGCTAACCGTGCATTTGCACATTATCGCTGGTAG